In one Sandaracinaceae bacterium genomic region, the following are encoded:
- the ruvA gene encoding Holliday junction branch migration protein RuvA, which translates to MIGRLRGAIVQQGLEGLVILEVGGVGYEVYVPLGTVGRLPDAGAGEATLHVHTHVREDALILYGFDTPEDKAAFRALLTVNSIGPKLALAILSSLSAPELAQAIAVEDKKAFRGISGVGSKTVERILLDLKGKLLFVPSSTATPRSAVKKPAVPSVTGVAAQVVGALVQMGYKRPDAERAVESVTEHDEVDRPLEAVLREALVALS; encoded by the coding sequence ATGATCGGGCGGCTTCGCGGCGCCATCGTCCAACAGGGGCTCGAGGGGCTGGTCATCCTCGAGGTGGGCGGCGTGGGCTACGAGGTCTACGTGCCGCTCGGCACCGTGGGGCGCCTGCCCGACGCGGGGGCCGGGGAGGCCACCCTGCACGTCCACACGCACGTCCGTGAGGACGCCTTGATCCTCTACGGCTTCGACACGCCCGAGGACAAGGCCGCGTTTCGCGCCCTGCTCACCGTCAACTCCATCGGCCCCAAGCTGGCCCTGGCCATCCTGTCCTCGCTCTCGGCGCCGGAGCTGGCGCAGGCCATCGCCGTCGAGGACAAGAAGGCCTTCCGAGGCATCTCGGGGGTGGGCAGCAAGACGGTGGAGCGCATCCTGTTGGATCTGAAGGGGAAGCTGCTGTTCGTGCCCTCCAGCACCGCCACTCCGCGGTCGGCCGTGAAGAAGCCCGCCGTGCCTTCCGTGACGGGCGTCGCCGCGCAGGTGGTCGGGGCGCTCGTGCAAATGGGCTACAAGCGGCCCGACGCGGAGCGGGCGGTCGAGAGCGTGACCGAGCACGACGAGGTCGACCGGCCCCTCGAGGCGGTGCTGCGCGAGGCGCTCGTGGCGCTCTCCTGA
- a CDS encoding nucleotide exchange factor GrpE yields the protein MSDSDENPNENSDSRGPQGASGAETVVEGEPGEAPSELSILTAERDKLKDQLLRTMADFDNFRKRARRDAEDALRRGREDSLRDFLPIVDNLERAVEASRGATDVVAVISGIEMVLRSFDDIASRMGVTRVQAAGERFDPTLHDAIQQVETAEHPPGTVLTEVVSGYRIGERLLRAAMVVVAKAPSAPQPAPEAESE from the coding sequence GTGAGCGATTCCGACGAGAACCCCAACGAAAACTCCGACTCCCGTGGCCCGCAGGGCGCTAGCGGTGCCGAGACGGTCGTCGAGGGGGAGCCCGGCGAGGCACCGAGCGAACTTTCGATCCTGACGGCCGAGCGCGACAAGCTCAAAGACCAGCTGCTGCGCACCATGGCGGACTTCGACAACTTCCGGAAGCGCGCGCGCCGCGACGCCGAGGACGCGCTGCGGCGTGGCCGCGAGGACAGCCTGCGCGACTTCCTGCCCATCGTGGACAACCTCGAGCGCGCGGTGGAGGCCTCGCGCGGGGCAACCGACGTGGTGGCCGTCATCTCGGGTATCGAGATGGTGCTGCGCAGCTTCGACGACATCGCCTCCCGCATGGGGGTGACCCGCGTGCAGGCCGCCGGCGAGCGCTTCGACCCCACCCTGCACGACGCCATCCAGCAGGTGGAGACCGCCGAGCACCCGCCGGGCACGGTCCTCACCGAGGTCGTCTCCGGCTATCGCATCGGCGAGCGCCTGTTGCGCGCGGCCATGGTGGTGGTGGCCAAGGCCCCCAGCGCCCCGCAGCCTGCCCCCGAGGCCGAGTCCGAATGA
- a CDS encoding beta-lactamase family protein, with protein MSDSNGDQGHFEPRFQSLAETFFRRTRASEGGGALAVYQDGVKVLDVWGGRRDPSGAPWLERTPSLSFSTTKGVASIALHRCVDQGLIAYDAPVARYWPEFAQAGKGNITVRHVLCHEAGLYDVRGLVSDAHQLLDWEHTVNALAAALPAHAPGRHNAYHALTYGYLVGELVRRVSGVHLRDYVRRELAEPLGLDHLHLGAPPEAILEAARYFPLPEGERMRRGGVRAGVSHAGGKRSLRAGLQQAGVAALRRAGVPLDEERFARALIPRGAADFDWSADATLAACNPSAGGLFTARALAKLYGALAVGGTLDGVQVLSAETLKQATALQNRRLDGVLLLPMHWRLGFHSIASKRGFHRGAFGHYGFRGSGAFADPRRRMAVAYVTNCGGGSPIGDGRIFEFAGLAARCA; from the coding sequence ATGAGCGACAGCAACGGCGACCAAGGGCACTTCGAGCCGCGCTTCCAGTCCCTGGCCGAGACGTTCTTCCGCCGCACGCGCGCGTCCGAGGGCGGCGGTGCGCTGGCCGTGTACCAAGACGGCGTGAAGGTGCTGGACGTGTGGGGTGGCCGCCGCGATCCGAGCGGGGCGCCGTGGCTCGAGCGCACTCCCTCGCTGTCGTTCTCCACCACCAAGGGCGTGGCGAGCATCGCGCTGCATCGCTGCGTGGACCAGGGCCTCATCGCGTACGACGCCCCCGTGGCGCGCTACTGGCCGGAGTTCGCGCAGGCCGGCAAGGGCAACATCACGGTGCGCCACGTGCTGTGTCACGAGGCGGGGCTGTATGACGTGCGCGGCCTGGTGAGCGACGCGCACCAGCTGCTGGATTGGGAGCACACGGTGAACGCGCTGGCCGCCGCGCTCCCGGCACACGCGCCCGGCCGGCACAACGCCTACCACGCGCTGACCTATGGCTACCTGGTGGGCGAGCTGGTGCGGCGCGTCTCCGGGGTGCACCTGCGCGACTACGTGCGGCGCGAGCTGGCCGAGCCGCTGGGCCTGGACCACCTGCACTTGGGTGCGCCACCCGAGGCCATCTTGGAAGCCGCGCGCTACTTCCCGCTCCCCGAGGGGGAGCGCATGCGACGCGGTGGTGTGCGTGCGGGCGTGAGCCACGCGGGCGGCAAGCGATCGCTGCGCGCGGGGCTGCAGCAGGCTGGCGTGGCCGCCCTGCGGCGTGCGGGGGTGCCGCTCGACGAAGAGCGCTTTGCACGTGCGCTCATCCCTCGTGGAGCGGCGGACTTCGACTGGTCGGCGGACGCCACGCTGGCCGCGTGCAACCCGAGCGCGGGTGGCCTCTTCACGGCGCGCGCGTTAGCGAAGCTCTACGGGGCCCTGGCCGTGGGAGGCACCCTCGATGGCGTGCAGGTGCTGTCGGCCGAGACGCTGAAGCAGGCGACCGCGCTCCAGAACCGGCGCCTCGACGGCGTGCTGCTGCTGCCCATGCACTGGCGCCTGGGGTTCCACAGCATCGCATCGAAGCGCGGCTTCCACCGCGGCGCGTTCGGGCACTACGGCTTCCGCGGGTCAGGCGCGTTCGCAGACCCGCGCCGGCGCATGGCGGTGGCCTACGTGACCAACTGCGGGGGCGGCAGCCCGATCGGCGACGGACGGATCTTCGAATTCGCGGGGCTCGCGGCTCGCTGCGCCTGA
- a CDS encoding UvrD-helicase domain-containing protein, which yields MSLNPAQREAVEHDQGPMLVLAGAGSGKTRVITARIARLIERGTRPDAILGVTFTNKAAREMAERMVPLIGRERTERVWLSTFHSFGVRFLGEESKRLGFEGGRFVIFDQGDSLGLVKDILRTEVGITRNVDVPSLMTRISLWKNAFKGPDEIPASTFEYDAIAREVYPHYEDRMRRMHAVDFDDLVVLPVRILQQHEDVREKWRARFRYLLIDEFQDTNKSQLELVRALANSLNNVCVVGDDDQSIYGWRGAEVGNILDFERYFPGTKVVKLEDNYRSYAQILAVANAAIAQSRGKRHGKTLRAARGLGDKVRLVTTNDAANEVEFVVNEIHDLAQNHRVAYRDMAVLYRSNGQARILEEELRAGGIPYQLFGGTQFFDRKEVKDAIAYLRVVVSTRDELSIRRVINTPPRGLGDTSLDRIAGYGKLHGLSLFEALQRAEQVPGITEPAKRGAELFTQSIERARTSLLREGAELVPTTKRLFEDAGYTRMLSAGADKDSKRRVENFGFLMRSVERYASAPSAGKASLSVFLTRLTLRVDNEEEVAGNKVTLSSLHSSKGLEFPVVFFIGLVEGILPHSRTTDPKVNEAVLTDVDEERRLFYVGVTRAMNRLYLTRPLRRTNRGRVMPLSPTRFLSGLPEDAYEAYQGRGRERTSVQETADFAAQILAQLNAK from the coding sequence ATGAGCCTCAACCCCGCGCAGCGCGAAGCCGTGGAGCACGACCAGGGGCCCATGCTGGTCCTGGCCGGCGCGGGCTCGGGCAAGACGCGCGTGATCACCGCGCGCATCGCTCGGCTGATCGAGCGTGGGACGCGGCCCGATGCGATCCTGGGCGTGACCTTCACCAACAAGGCGGCCCGCGAGATGGCCGAGCGCATGGTGCCGCTGATCGGGCGCGAGCGCACCGAGCGCGTGTGGCTGAGCACGTTCCACTCGTTCGGGGTCCGCTTCCTGGGCGAGGAGAGCAAGCGCCTCGGCTTCGAGGGCGGGCGCTTCGTGATCTTCGACCAGGGCGACTCGCTGGGGCTGGTGAAGGACATCCTACGCACCGAGGTGGGCATCACGCGCAACGTGGACGTGCCCTCGCTCATGACGCGCATCTCGCTGTGGAAGAACGCGTTCAAGGGGCCCGACGAGATCCCCGCGTCCACCTTCGAGTACGACGCCATCGCGCGCGAGGTGTACCCCCACTACGAGGACCGCATGCGGCGCATGCACGCGGTCGACTTCGACGACCTGGTGGTGCTGCCGGTGCGCATCCTCCAGCAGCACGAGGACGTGCGGGAGAAGTGGCGGGCGCGCTTCCGCTACCTGCTGATCGACGAGTTCCAGGACACCAACAAGAGCCAGCTCGAGCTGGTGCGGGCGCTGGCGAACTCGCTGAACAACGTGTGCGTGGTGGGTGACGACGACCAGTCCATCTACGGCTGGCGCGGCGCCGAGGTGGGCAACATCCTCGACTTCGAGCGCTACTTCCCGGGCACCAAGGTGGTGAAGCTGGAGGACAACTACCGCAGCTACGCGCAGATCCTGGCCGTGGCCAACGCCGCCATCGCGCAGAGCCGCGGCAAGCGCCACGGAAAGACGCTGCGCGCGGCGCGCGGGCTGGGCGACAAGGTGCGGCTGGTCACCACCAACGACGCCGCGAACGAAGTGGAGTTCGTGGTCAACGAGATCCACGACCTGGCGCAGAACCACCGTGTGGCCTACCGCGACATGGCGGTGCTGTACCGCAGCAACGGGCAGGCCCGCATTCTGGAAGAGGAGCTGCGTGCGGGCGGCATCCCGTATCAGCTCTTCGGCGGCACGCAGTTCTTCGACCGGAAAGAGGTGAAGGACGCCATCGCGTACCTGCGCGTGGTGGTGAGCACGCGCGACGAGCTGAGCATCCGGCGCGTGATCAACACGCCGCCACGCGGGCTGGGCGACACCAGCCTCGACCGCATCGCGGGGTACGGAAAGCTGCACGGGCTGTCGCTGTTCGAGGCGCTCCAGCGCGCCGAGCAGGTGCCCGGCATCACGGAGCCGGCCAAGCGCGGGGCCGAGCTGTTCACGCAGAGCATCGAGCGGGCGCGCACCAGCCTGTTGCGCGAGGGGGCCGAGCTGGTGCCCACCACCAAGCGGCTCTTCGAGGACGCGGGCTACACGCGCATGCTCAGCGCTGGAGCGGACAAGGACAGCAAGCGCCGCGTGGAGAACTTCGGCTTCTTGATGCGCAGCGTGGAGCGCTACGCGAGCGCCCCCAGCGCCGGGAAGGCGAGTCTCAGCGTGTTCCTCACGCGCCTCACGCTACGGGTGGACAACGAGGAAGAGGTGGCCGGCAACAAGGTCACGCTGAGCTCGCTGCACTCCAGCAAGGGGCTCGAGTTCCCGGTGGTGTTCTTCATTGGCCTGGTGGAGGGCATCCTGCCGCACAGCCGCACCACGGACCCGAAGGTGAACGAGGCCGTGCTGACCGACGTGGACGAGGAGCGGCGCCTGTTCTACGTGGGCGTGACGCGCGCCATGAACCGGCTGTACCTCACGCGGCCGCTGCGGCGCACCAACCGCGGGCGGGTGATGCCGCTGTCGCCCACCCGCTTCCTGAGCGGGCTCCCAGAAGACGCCTACGAGGCCTATCAGGGGCGCGGGCGAGAGCGCACCAGCGTGCAGGAGACGGCGGACTTCGCGGCGCAGATCCTGGCGCAGCTGAACGCCAAGTAA
- the dnaK gene encoding molecular chaperone DnaK: protein MGKVIGIDLGTTNSCVAVLENGEALVIPNAEGSRTTPSVVAFTKEGDRRVGSVAKRQAVTNAENTIYAVKRLMGQEYDSEDVERFRALVPYRVIQNTNGDAWVHAGGRDLSPPEISAMILENMRDVAESYLGEKVTDAVITVPAYFDDAQRAATTAAGKIAGLNVQRIINEPTAAALAYGFKEREGQRVAVYDLGGGTFDISILDIRKGVFTVRATSGDTHLGGEDFDHLVLKELARRFKEQHGIDLMQDRIALQRLKEQAEKAKHELSSSLQTEINLPFIAANETGPKHLETTLKRSELEILVTELIDRTLGPCAQALADAGLKKEDIDEVLLVGGSTRMPLVQKRVAEFFGKAPHKGVNPDEVVAQGAAIQGAALTGEVEEVLLLDVTPLSLGVETGGGVFFPLIPRNTTVPTRASEVFTTSIDNQPFVPVHVLQGEREMAADNKSLARFELAPIPPSPRGVPEIEVAFDIDANGILKVTAKDLRTGRDQSIRVTASSGLSEDQINQIITDADKFRASDVVRKQLAELKNSAEALLYTSERAVVECAELVPEASSSGCRWTSTG, encoded by the coding sequence ATGGGTAAAGTCATCGGCATCGACCTCGGCACCACCAACTCGTGTGTGGCCGTGCTGGAGAACGGAGAGGCGCTGGTCATCCCCAACGCCGAGGGCAGCCGCACCACCCCGTCCGTCGTCGCCTTCACCAAGGAGGGTGACCGCCGGGTGGGCAGCGTGGCCAAGCGCCAGGCCGTCACCAACGCGGAGAACACCATCTACGCCGTGAAGCGCCTCATGGGCCAGGAGTACGACTCGGAGGACGTGGAGCGCTTTCGGGCGTTGGTGCCCTACCGCGTGATTCAGAACACCAACGGAGACGCGTGGGTGCATGCGGGCGGGCGTGATCTGTCGCCGCCCGAGATCTCCGCCATGATCCTCGAGAACATGCGCGACGTGGCCGAGTCCTACCTGGGCGAGAAGGTCACCGACGCGGTCATCACGGTGCCGGCGTACTTCGACGACGCCCAGCGCGCGGCCACCACGGCGGCGGGCAAGATCGCCGGGCTGAACGTGCAGCGCATCATCAACGAGCCCACGGCGGCCGCGCTGGCATACGGCTTCAAGGAGCGCGAGGGCCAGCGCGTGGCCGTCTACGACCTCGGCGGCGGCACGTTCGACATCTCCATCCTGGACATCCGCAAGGGCGTCTTCACGGTGCGCGCCACCTCGGGCGACACTCACCTCGGCGGCGAAGACTTCGACCACCTGGTGCTCAAGGAACTGGCCCGGCGCTTCAAGGAGCAGCACGGCATCGACCTGATGCAGGACCGCATCGCGCTCCAGCGCCTCAAGGAGCAGGCCGAGAAGGCCAAGCACGAGCTCAGCTCGTCGCTGCAGACCGAGATCAACCTGCCCTTCATCGCGGCCAACGAGACGGGCCCGAAGCACCTCGAGACCACGCTCAAGCGCAGCGAGCTGGAGATCCTGGTGACCGAGCTGATCGACCGGACCCTGGGGCCCTGCGCCCAGGCGCTGGCCGATGCCGGTCTCAAGAAGGAGGACATCGACGAGGTGCTGCTGGTGGGTGGCTCCACGCGCATGCCGCTGGTGCAGAAGCGCGTGGCCGAGTTCTTCGGAAAGGCGCCCCATAAAGGCGTGAACCCGGACGAGGTGGTGGCGCAGGGCGCGGCCATCCAGGGCGCGGCGCTCACGGGCGAAGTGGAAGAGGTGCTGCTGCTGGACGTGACCCCGCTGTCGCTCGGTGTCGAGACCGGCGGCGGTGTGTTCTTCCCGCTGATCCCGCGCAACACCACGGTGCCCACGCGCGCGAGCGAGGTGTTCACCACCAGCATCGACAACCAGCCCTTCGTGCCGGTGCACGTGCTCCAGGGCGAGCGTGAGATGGCCGCCGACAACAAGTCGTTGGCGCGCTTCGAGCTGGCGCCCATCCCTCCTTCGCCGCGTGGCGTGCCGGAGATCGAGGTGGCCTTCGACATCGACGCCAACGGCATCCTCAAGGTCACGGCCAAGGACCTGCGCACGGGGCGCGACCAGTCCATCCGCGTCACGGCGTCGAGTGGCCTGAGCGAAGACCAGATCAACCAGATCATCACCGACGCCGACAAGTTCCGGGCGAGCGACGTGGTGCGCAAGCAGCTGGCCGAGCTGAAGAACAGCGCCGAGGCCCTGCTCTACACCAGCGAGCGGGCCGTGGTGGAGTGCGCGGAGCTGGTGCCCGAGGCGTCCTCAAGCGGGTGCAGGTGGACATCGACCGGGTGA
- a CDS encoding PH domain-containing protein — translation MTTPDAPTTPNNEKVLFEGYPSVIPGALALLIATLTLGLALIYFFVRSRQTHYKITTQRIIIERGILSKKMDQVDTYRINDFVVERPFGQRLMGTGNIVLTSMDRSNPEVHINGIRTDVLALYEQLRVATEDQKIRRGVRTLDASEHHV, via the coding sequence ATGACCACACCGGACGCGCCCACGACCCCGAACAACGAGAAGGTTCTCTTCGAGGGTTACCCCTCCGTCATCCCGGGGGCGCTCGCGCTGCTGATCGCGACCCTGACCCTCGGGCTCGCCCTGATCTACTTCTTCGTGCGGTCGCGGCAGACGCACTACAAGATCACCACCCAGCGCATCATCATCGAGCGCGGCATCCTGTCGAAGAAGATGGACCAGGTGGACACCTACCGCATCAACGACTTCGTGGTGGAGCGCCCGTTCGGGCAGCGCCTCATGGGCACGGGCAACATCGTCCTCACGTCCATGGACCGGAGCAACCCCGAGGTGCACATCAACGGAATCCGGACCGACGTGCTGGCCCTCTACGAGCAGCTGCGCGTGGCCACCGAGGACCAGAAGATCCGGCGCGGGGTTCGCACCCTCGATGCGTCGGAGCACCACGTCTGA